The following proteins are encoded in a genomic region of Nicotiana sylvestris chromosome 4, ASM39365v2, whole genome shotgun sequence:
- the LOC138889161 gene encoding uncharacterized protein, producing MMTANASTSRTPALAPTEKPGKFSRMDFKRWQQKMFFYLTTSCLQKFIKEDVPDLPDETLENENFLVIEAWKHSDFLCRNYILSGLEDNLYNVYSSVETSKELWNALERKYKTEDAGMKKFVAAKFLDYKMVDSKSFITQVQELQVIIHDLLTEGLVINEAFQVAAIIEKLPPLWKDFKNYLKHKRKEIKQSH from the exons ATGATGACTGCCAACGCATCGACAAGTCGAACACCAGCGTTGGCACCGACAGAGAAACCCGGAAAATTTTCTAGgatggatttcaagcgctggcagcagaagatgttcttctacttgactacgtcATGTCTACaaaagttcatcaaggaagatgttcctgatcttccagatgaaactcTAGAGAATGAAaactttctcgtgattgaggcgtggaagcattctgacttcttgtgcaggaattatattcttagcggactggaggataatctgtataatgtatacagtagcgtggagacgtcaaaagaattgtggaacgCGCTTGAAaggaaatacaaaactgaagatgccggtatgaagaaattcgtcgctgcaaaatttttggactacaaaatggtagatagcaagtcttttattacccaagtccaggaattgcaagtgattattcatgatctacttaCTGAAG gtcttgtcatcaatgaagcattccaagtagcagcaataattgagaagttgcctccattgtggaaggacttcaaaaattatttgaaacataaacgaaaggagatcaaacaaagtcattaa